GCGTAAAGTAAAGATATATTCCAAGAGCATCAACTTCTGAGTGGATCTTTCGTACATATTTTTTCCAGTCATCGTAATTATCGGTCATAAAAACATCATACAGATCAACCGGAAAATTTTCCTGAGTAAATCTGGTCACTGCAGCTTGTGAAGTCACACTATTATCAGTAATAATAGCAACTGATCTTACAGATGGATCTAGTTGCTGGAGCAATCCGATCGTGCCCTCAATAAGATTTCGTTCAATGACACCGGTGATATTCTTTGCAGGCATTCCATAATCCTCTGGATCTCCATTTATACCAGTAAAGATAAATGGGAATTTTTTATCGATGTATTTACTTGCTACCAGTCGGCACGCATTGTCATCACAAACAATAACAATATCCGGCTTGAAAGAGTCAATTTTCTGAATAGCTTCGGTTGTGACGTTCTTTTCCCATGTTTTATCCGTTTTGCGTTTTGTATCCATATAGAAGGACTCGATCGTAATATCCTGATCATTGAAGATTTCATATATTCCCTTTTTCTCCTGCTTGCACCATTCATATTCAGGATGATAGCTGTATATTACCAATATTTTTTTTGGAGATTTTGAACAGCCAATAATGATAAACAGTGCTGCTAATAAAAGCATGATTATTTTCTTCATGAACATTCTCCTTGCATGCGAACGTTTATCGGTAAATATTTTTAATTGTCAAGATTAGGATTTTGATCACAAAATTAAATTGAGAATACCCCCAACAATGATCGTGGAAATCAACATGATCCCTGCGGATTTTAACATATCCTTTACACCCAATTCTTTTAGGAGTACTGCAAAAGTTGCTATGCAAGGGAAATACATGGTTAGAACAACCGAAGAAATGATCATCTGCGATTTGGATAATCCAAGAGGAATAAGCATACCTACAGCAACATCTTTTCGTAGAAAGCCAATAATGAGGGCACCGACAGCACCCTCCGGCAGTCCAAAAATTCCCTTAACGAGTGGCGCAGAAAGCCTGCCTAAAAATTGTATGATGCCCGAAAAATAGAGAATATTCACAACAAGAACGCCGACGATTACGAAGGGAACAGCTTCTCTCAGGAACCACAGGATACGCATCCAGACCTTTTTAAAAAGACCTGGAATATATGGGAATCTATATGGTGGTATCTCAATGAAAATCTCAGGACTCTCACCCTTGGTAAAGACATTCATAATCAAACCAAGCACGACCCAGACAATGAACAGTGTCCCAAAAACGATTGCAATTGCTCCTACTCCATATGAGCCGACAAGCCCGAATATCATGGCGATCTGAGCCATACAGGGGATAGCAATTGCCATGAGTGTAGCAGCGATGAACCTTTCCCGCCGGGTTTCAAGTACTCGTGTTGCCATTGCACCAGGCACATTACATCCGATACCGAGAAGCATCGGAATAATCGCCAGCCCATGTATGCCAAGCTTGTGCATGAACTTATCGATAAGGATTCCAAGGCGTGGCAGATAGCCCGAATCTTCAACAAAACTGAGTACCAAATAGAATGAAATTATATATGGAAGAACCATTCCGATAGGAACAAAAAGACCTGTAGAAAGGAGTCCCAAAGATTCGACATATTCGATCGAGCCATTGATCAGTTTACCAAGCAGTATGTTATGAAAGAAACCTGAGCCACCGAGAAGGGCTGAGAGTTTCATAAGCACCGGTGTCCATAAATTATCAAACAGTGGTTCCATAACATAACCGATGATTGATTCCCCAATAAGCCGAATAATATAAAATGATAGAGCAAGTATGATTATTGCAATTGGTATACCAGCAATAGGATGGATCGAGGCGTCGCCAATTCGCTCCCACAGTGTATGATGTCTATGCGTTAGTTGCTGTGTTTTCTCAATGATCTTACCGATCTTGTTCCATATATTTTCTTCTTTGAATTGCAGGGTGCTTATTTTTGCCTGATCGAGTGATTCCACAAAATGCTTGATACCTTCACCTGTTATTCCGCAGGTTGTAAAGACCGGAATGCCAAGTTCTTTTTGTAAGGCTTCTACATTGATGGATACACCGGTATGCTTGCATTCGTCCCAGAAATTAAGTAGGACGATCATCGGCATTCTTCGTTGTATGAGCTGAAGGGTAAGATGGAGGTTTCGTTCAAGATTTGTTGCATCGACAACATTGACGATAATGGAGTTTTCATCATCTTTGATATCGTCGAGCATTTGCACGGCAACCTCTTCTGCACGGCATGTCGGTTCGAGTGTATACGTGCCCGGAACATCGAAGATCTCGGTGCGCAATCCCTCATGCCGCAGGATACCTTTTGTAAAACTTACGGTGGTTCCCGGGTAATTGGATGCAATAACATTCACGCCGGTCAAGCGAGAGAATATAACGCTTTTCCCGACATTAGGATTCCCGATAAGAAGGATCTTATTCATGACCGAGCCTTTCCACATAGATCCTGCGAGCCATGCCATGCCCGATCGCTACTTGTGAGTTCCCGATCTGAACAATAACCGGACCGTGAAAAAGCTGCGATGAGACCATTTTAACTACTGCATGAGGACGTAATCCAAGCGAACTCATCCTGCGTTCAAAGAGTCTTCCGCCGTGGTGTGACACGATAACAGCGCTTTCACCTTTTTTGAGTTTGATCAAGGGGATTTTTTCCATGTACAACCTCTACTTGTCCTTTTTCCGGCATTCTTTACAGATGCCGCATATTCTGAGTGTGTGACCGGTCATCAAGAAATCATTTTCTTCACATACCTGCTTTTGTATCGCTTCGATCTTATCAGAATGAAATTCTATGATCTTGCCGCATTCATTGCATATAAGATGATCATGATGGGCTTCATCCTTCTTTTGTTCATAGATATATGAACCGCTTTGCAGCTGAGTATTCTCGACCAGGCCGCTCTTTACCAATAGATCGAGGGTACGATAAACTGTTGCGCGGGATATGGCATATCCGTCTTGTTTAAGGTCAAGATAGAGTTCATCTGCGCTGAAATGGTCTGAACGTAAAAGGATGTATCGGGTTATCTGTTCTCTTTCTGCAGAACAGAGTGAATTGTTCATTTTTAAAAAGGTTTTAAATTTTTTTATCTTCTTTTCCATTTTTATAAACCATTTTAAGATTGAGACACAGTCTCATTTGAAGTTTACGCCTGTCAAGAAAAATGTAAAATAAAAAACCCGTAGCATTCACTCCGGGTTTTAAGTTAATTTACAAATGTTTTTTAAATAGAAAAACCGACACCTAATCGTACGGTCTGGTACTTCGCAACGGAATAATCAAGCATAACGTCGATGAGTAATATTTTCAACCGTGCACCTGCTGTTAAACGGAATCCGTTGTCACCATCGATATCAAAGTCGATCGGAACATCTGTACCAGTCCAAGGTTCTTTATAGGTATATTTTGCTTTGAGCTTTGTCATCTCATATCCGATACCACCATAAATTGTAACAGGAAGTACAACGAGTCCTCTGCTGGCATGAAGATTTACAAATGAGCTATTCACTGTAACCTCGTCACCAACCTTCAGCTGCTGGTATGTTCCCTGTATTGATATTGGGATAAGAGCAGATAGCATTGGGATAAGTTTACTTACCTGGTATTTTACACCCCCACCTATAAACGTAAGTTTTCCGAGATCCTTGATCTCGTAAGGAGGGATGTAACGTAATTCGACTTCGAAACCTGCTGGTAATCCAAGATGAGCCTGAGGAACAACAAGAGGGATCATACCAAAATTTACACCTGGAGGTAAAAATAAATCCGGTGTAACCTGAGGATCTTTGGTTGTGAAAACTGCACCGTCTTTTCCCCACACTGTTGCTGAAACCTCGTAATCTCCATTATACAGTTCAGTATTTGGGTTATGAGCTAAAAAGGTTTTTTCTTTGTCTGGAACAACTGCAAGCATTGCATTGAACGTCAGACCAAAACTCAAGGGTGCCGTCTTAGCTGTACTGAACCATCCTGAATTAAGGTCGCTTCCAAAAGCATTAACAAAGGGCTTGATATACATTTTAGCGTTCTCTTCACCAAGCTTTGTGAGGTCTTCTATAACATCAGCCTGGATAAGAGAAACAGCACAAATCATCAAAAAAAGAAAAACTAAAATTATTTTCTTCATGTGTACCTCCACACTTTTATGTGAGTACGTCAGTTTATATTAAAATGTCAAGAATTTTAGGAATTTCTATAAGAGAATAAGTTTGCAGAATCTGCGTTTACCAACTTTGATGACCATGTCATTTTCCGGGATTAATTCATAGTTCATGTCGGAAATTCTTTCGCCATTTATTGATACAGCCCCCTGTTTGATCATGCGTCTGCCTTCACCATTAGACTGCACAAGCCCCCCATCATTAAGAAGCTGAACCAGCCAGATTTTTTCCGGTTTGACCTTTAACTCAGGGATGTCATCTGGAATTTCTTTTTGAGCAAAAACAGTATTAAAATGATCTTCTGCTTTCTTTGCAGCTTCAGCATCATGATAAAGCTCAACAACCCGACGTGCAAGCTCCTGCTTGATCAGCTTGGGATTCATACCTTCTTTGAGTTTCTTCTTCATCTCAAGTATGTCGTCGATAGATGCAAACGCCGCATACAGGAAATAATTCTCAATGAGATAATCCGGTATGGACATGACCTTGCCGTATTTATCTTCGGGAGAGTCAAAGATTGCTATGTAATTACCAAGACTTTTACTCATTTTTTCTACACCATCAGTTCCGATCAGAATGGGCATCAGCACTGCGACCTGTTCGGGCATATTGAAGTAACGCTGCATATCACGTCCTGCTAAGATGTTGAATTTCTGCTCGGTGGCACCCAATTCCACATCAGCTTTGATCGCAACAGAGTCGTATGCCTGGAGTATTGGATACATAAGCTCGTGCAGTCCGAAAGGAAGATTTTCTTCATATCTTCTACGGAATGTATCATGCGCCATGATCTGCGCCATGGTGAATTTTCCAAGTAGAGAAATAAATTCCGAAAGCTGCATAGGACCAAACCACTCACTCTGATAACGAACTTCAGTCTTATCCTTATCCAGAACATAGTACATTTGATCCATGTATTTCTCTGCGTTTCGTTTTACATCTTCTGCAGATAAGTGCGGTCGCGACTCGTTTTTCCCGGTCGGGTCTCCGATCTGTGCAGTATAGTCTCCGATCACAATAACGCCGATATGTCCTAAGTCCTGGAATCTGCGCATAATACGAACAGGAACCATATGCCCGATGTGTACATCCGAAGCTGTGGGATCGATACCGTATTTTATCCTGAGTGGGATTTTTGTCTCTTGCGAATGTTTGAGTTTCTTAATAAGATCTTCTTCAGGAATGATCTCTTCAACTCCCTGCTTGATGATCTCCATCTGTTTTTGTATATCCAAAATATCTCCCGATTTGATTATCTTACATTCATAGGTTTATTCTTGACAACAGATATGCCCTTTTTAAGAGCTGAATCATAAATGATTGGTGCTGAAGAGGGGACTCGAACCCCTACATCCGTAATGGACACTAGGTCCTGAACCTAGCGCGTCTACCACTTCCGCCACTTCAGCACGAGTGAGAAATTTCTGAGATGCGCTCTGGAGCGTCAAGAAAATCGCATTTCCAGATGCAGTATTGATTATAGAATAAGGATAGTAGATGAATAAAATAGAGATTGAAAGATTATTGGTCGACTCTGGTGCTTTTTTAGAAGGTCATTTCAAGCTGACCTCTGGAAAACACAGCAAATATTATGTTGAGAAGATAAAGCTCATTCAGAGACCGGAAGATGTGGTCAAGATCGGGAAGGCATTTGCTTCGAAGTGTTCTCATCTCGATTTTGATGTGGTTGTGAGTCCTGCTCTCGGAGCGATTGTTCTTGGATATGAAGTTGCCAAACAAATGGGTAAGAGATTTGTTTTTACCCAGAGAAAAGAAGGTGTGATGTCAATCCGCAGCGGGTTTGATCTTCAGCCGGGTGAAAGAGTCCTTATTATCGAAGATGTGACAACAACCGGAGGGAGTGTTTTTGAGGTAATCGATTGCATTAGAGAGCGTGGGGCAGATATAGCCGGTGTCGGTCTTGTGGTTTACAGAAGTGGAGGTATTATCGATTTTGGTGTACCTGTACTCCCACTCCTCACGTTGAAAATCGAAGCATACGAGCCGGATGAATGCCCCCTTTGTAGAGAAAATGTTCAGATAACCAAACCCGGTTCAAGCGGTAAATAAGAGAATATTCAAGGAGTAAATACATATGAAAATTGTTGAATGTGTTCCTAATTTTAGTGAAGGTCGTGATCTCAATATTATCAAACAGATCACTGACCAGATAGAAGAAGTCGATGGCGTTGTGCTGCTCGATGTTGATCCCGGTAAAGAAACGAATCGAACTGTTGTAACCTTTGTCGGGTCTCCAGAAGGTGTAGAAGAAGCAGCGTTCAGGGCAATTAAGAAGGCTTCTGAGATCATCGACATGCGTCAACACTCAGGTGCTCATCCACGCATGGGAGCAACCGATGTATGTCCCTTTGTGCCTGTGGCAGGAGTAACAACTGAAGATTGTATTGAGATTTCAAAAAAACTTGGTAAGCGTGTCGGTGATGAACTCCACATACCGGTTTTTCTATATGAACACTCAGCAACGACACCGGAACGGCAGAACCTTGCAAACATCAGGCAGGGAGAATTTGAAGGGCTCGCCAAGAAACTCGAAAATCCGCATTGGAAACCTGATTTTGGTCCTGCAAAATGCCATGAAAAAGCAGGGGGTCTTGTTACCGGTGCTCGTGAATTTCTCATTGCATACAACATCGATTTGAACACACGTGATACTCAAAAAGCAAAGGAAATAGCTCTTACGATACGTGAAAAAGGTCGTCGAATGCGTGATGAGAATTATCAGCCTATTACAGATGATGAAGGAAACATTATTACAGAGCCAGGTATATTTGAGGATGTTAAAGCGATCGGATGGTATATTCCTGAATACGGACAGGCGCAGATCTCCATCAACCTTACGAACTACAACGTTGCACCACCCCATCTTGTTTTTGACAAAGTCAGAGAGATCGCTCTTGAAAGAGGTTTGGTGGTAACAGGTAGTGAGCTTGTTGGACTCATTCCGCTTGAAGCAATGCTTAATGCAGGTAGATATTTCCTCGAAAAGCAAGGTTCATCCTATGCTGTTTCCGATAAAGAACTGGTGCATATTGCAATTGTTTCACTCGGACTCAATGACATTTCAAAATTCGATCCAAATGAGAAGATCATTGAATATAAGATTGCTAAACAAGACTTACTTGTTAATCTGAAAGTCAACGAATTTGTTGATGAGCTTGCCTCCGATTCACCTGCCCCTGGTGGCGGAAGTGTTGCAGCATTATGCGGGAGTCTCGCTGCAGGCTTGACTTCGATGGTTGGAAATCTGACGCAGGGAAAATATAAATTCAAGAATAGCGAAGAGAGGATTGCATATAAAGAAAACGAAGCGCGCATGCTGACCATGGCGTGGGAAGCCCAGCAACTTAAAAAGCATCTTCTCATCGCAATCGATACTGACACGGAAGCATTCAATACGTATATGGCCGCAATGAAGCTTCCCAAGAAAACGGATGAGGAAAAGAAAATTCGATCTACTGAAATTCAGAAGGCGATCAAAAATGCAACACAGGTTCCGCTTCATACAATGAAACTTTGCTGGGAAGTTATCGTGCTGGCAGAAACCGCAGCAAAATATGGAAACCAGAATGCCCTTTCTGACGCAGGCGTCGCTGCCATAACAGCACTTACCGCAACAAAAAGTGCATATTTTAATGTGCTAATCAACCTGCCTGGTGTCAAAGATGAGGATTTTAAAAAGAAGATCAGAGAGGAAGCAGACAACACACTAAATCAAGCAATTGAACTTTCTGGAAAAATTGAAAAAAGTGTTTTAGAGAAGTTATAAAAAAATTCTATGAATGACATACGTGCACACGAATAATAACTTTGTGTGCACTTTTTTATTATGAAATATATTGGAGCACATGTCAGCGCAAGCGGCGGTGTGTGGAACGCACCGGAAAATGCCCATAATATTGGTGCAAAGGCATTTGCACTCTTTACTAAAAACCAGAGGCAATGGAAGGCAAATCAGCTTAATAAAGAGGATATTTCATTATTCAAAGAAGCATGCTCCCGTTTTGGATATGATTCCAGATATATCCTTCCCCATGACAGTTATCTGATAAACCTGGGACATCCTGAAAAGGATGCTCTTCAAAAATCAAGAGATGCTTTTATCGATGAGGTCCGACGATGCGAGCAGCTTGGGTTGCGCTATCTCAATTTTCACCCGGGAAGTACGCTTAAGAGAATTTCAAATAAAGAATGCCTAGCCATCGTTGTGGATTCGATAAATAAGACAATTGATAACTCCGATTATCTTACATTAGTCATTGAAACAACCGCGGGAATGGGTTCGAGTGTTGGTTCGTCATTTGAAGAACTTTCGTATATTATAGAACGAGTTGAAGACAAATCCAGAATAGGTGTCTGTATCGACATGTGCCATATCTTCGCAGCAGGATATGATATCGGTAAAAAGAAGAAATATGAAGAAACGATGCGTAGGTTTGAAGATGTCATAGGTCTTCAATATCTAAAAGGAGCTCACCTCAACGATTCCAAAAAGGATTTCGGAAGCGGCATAGACAGACATGCCCCAATCGGAAAAGGTTTTATAGGAATAGAAGGTTTCAGAAACATCATGAATGATGAACGATTCGATGAAATTCCTCTCATACTCGAAACACCCGAACGAGATAATTGGAAAAAAGAAATAATATTGCTCTACGATCTTATTGAACAGAAAGAGGTTACATGAATAAAAAAATTGCAGTTTTAGGAGCAGGTCTTGTTGGTCATGCAATCGTACAGGACCTTGCTAAGGATAAGGATGTTTTT
This region of Candidatus Cloacimonadota bacterium genomic DNA includes:
- a CDS encoding ferrous iron transporter B is translated as MNKILLIGNPNVGKSVIFSRLTGVNVIASNYPGTTVSFTKGILRHEGLRTEIFDVPGTYTLEPTCRAEEVAVQMLDDIKDDENSIIVNVVDATNLERNLHLTLQLIQRRMPMIVLLNFWDECKHTGVSINVEALQKELGIPVFTTCGITGEGIKHFVESLDQAKISTLQFKEENIWNKIGKIIEKTQQLTHRHHTLWERIGDASIHPIAGIPIAIIILALSFYIIRLIGESIIGYVMEPLFDNLWTPVLMKLSALLGGSGFFHNILLGKLINGSIEYVESLGLLSTGLFVPIGMVLPYIISFYLVLSFVEDSGYLPRLGILIDKFMHKLGIHGLAIIPMLLGIGCNVPGAMATRVLETRRERFIAATLMAIAIPCMAQIAMIFGLVGSYGVGAIAIVFGTLFIVWVVLGLIMNVFTKGESPEIFIEIPPYRFPYIPGLFKKVWMRILWFLREAVPFVIVGVLVVNILYFSGIIQFLGRLSAPLVKGIFGLPEGAVGALIIGFLRKDVAVGMLIPLGLSKSQMIISSVVLTMYFPCIATFAVLLKELGVKDMLKSAGIMLISTIIVGGILNLIL
- the ftcD gene encoding glutamate formimidoyltransferase produces the protein MKIVECVPNFSEGRDLNIIKQITDQIEEVDGVVLLDVDPGKETNRTVVTFVGSPEGVEEAAFRAIKKASEIIDMRQHSGAHPRMGATDVCPFVPVAGVTTEDCIEISKKLGKRVGDELHIPVFLYEHSATTPERQNLANIRQGEFEGLAKKLENPHWKPDFGPAKCHEKAGGLVTGAREFLIAYNIDLNTRDTQKAKEIALTIREKGRRMRDENYQPITDDEGNIITEPGIFEDVKAIGWYIPEYGQAQISINLTNYNVAPPHLVFDKVREIALERGLVVTGSELVGLIPLEAMLNAGRYFLEKQGSSYAVSDKELVHIAIVSLGLNDISKFDPNEKIIEYKIAKQDLLVNLKVNEFVDELASDSPAPGGGSVAALCGSLAAGLTSMVGNLTQGKYKFKNSEERIAYKENEARMLTMAWEAQQLKKHLLIAIDTDTEAFNTYMAAMKLPKKTDEEKKIRSTEIQKAIKNATQVPLHTMKLCWEVIVLAETAAKYGNQNALSDAGVAAITALTATKSAYFNVLINLPGVKDEDFKKKIREEADNTLNQAIELSGKIEKSVLEKL
- a CDS encoding orotate phosphoribosyltransferase codes for the protein MNKIEIERLLVDSGAFLEGHFKLTSGKHSKYYVEKIKLIQRPEDVVKIGKAFASKCSHLDFDVVVSPALGAIVLGYEVAKQMGKRFVFTQRKEGVMSIRSGFDLQPGERVLIIEDVTTTGGSVFEVIDCIRERGADIAGVGLVVYRSGGIIDFGVPVLPLLTLKIEAYEPDECPLCRENVQITKPGSSGK
- a CDS encoding tyrosine--tRNA ligase; translation: MEIIKQGVEEIIPEEDLIKKLKHSQETKIPLRIKYGIDPTASDVHIGHMVPVRIMRRFQDLGHIGVIVIGDYTAQIGDPTGKNESRPHLSAEDVKRNAEKYMDQMYYVLDKDKTEVRYQSEWFGPMQLSEFISLLGKFTMAQIMAHDTFRRRYEENLPFGLHELMYPILQAYDSVAIKADVELGATEQKFNILAGRDMQRYFNMPEQVAVLMPILIGTDGVEKMSKSLGNYIAIFDSPEDKYGKVMSIPDYLIENYFLYAAFASIDDILEMKKKLKEGMNPKLIKQELARRVVELYHDAEAAKKAEDHFNTVFAQKEIPDDIPELKVKPEKIWLVQLLNDGGLVQSNGEGRRMIKQGAVSINGERISDMNYELIPENDMVIKVGKRRFCKLILL
- a CDS encoding transcriptional repressor encodes the protein MEKKIKKFKTFLKMNNSLCSAEREQITRYILLRSDHFSADELYLDLKQDGYAISRATVYRTLDLLVKSGLVENTQLQSGSYIYEQKKDEAHHDHLICNECGKIIEFHSDKIEAIQKQVCEENDFLMTGHTLRICGICKECRKKDK
- the nfo gene encoding deoxyribonuclease IV, with translation MKYIGAHVSASGGVWNAPENAHNIGAKAFALFTKNQRQWKANQLNKEDISLFKEACSRFGYDSRYILPHDSYLINLGHPEKDALQKSRDAFIDEVRRCEQLGLRYLNFHPGSTLKRISNKECLAIVVDSINKTIDNSDYLTLVIETTAGMGSSVGSSFEELSYIIERVEDKSRIGVCIDMCHIFAAGYDIGKKKKYEETMRRFEDVIGLQYLKGAHLNDSKKDFGSGIDRHAPIGKGFIGIEGFRNIMNDERFDEIPLILETPERDNWKKEIILLYDLIEQKEVT
- a CDS encoding ferrous iron transport protein A, which gives rise to MEKIPLIKLKKGESAVIVSHHGGRLFERRMSSLGLRPHAVVKMVSSQLFHGPVIVQIGNSQVAIGHGMARRIYVERLGHE